In Bacillus sp. NP247, one DNA window encodes the following:
- the rplW gene encoding 50S ribosomal protein L23 — MRDPRDIIKRPVITERSMEMMAEKKYTFDVDVKSNKTEVKDAIEAIFGVNVDKVNIMNYKPKAKRVGRHAGFTSRRRKAIVKLTADSKEIEIFQGV, encoded by the coding sequence ATGAGAGATCCTCGTGATATCATTAAGCGCCCAGTTATCACTGAACGTTCTATGGAAATGATGGCTGAAAAAAAATACACGTTCGACGTGGACGTTAAATCTAATAAAACAGAAGTTAAAGACGCTATTGAAGCGATCTTTGGTGTTAATGTAGACAAAGTAAACATCATGAACTACAAGCCGAAAGCAAAACGTGTTGGTCGTCACGCTGGTTTTACTAGCCGTCGTCGTAAAGCAATCGTTAAGCTAACTGCTGACAGCAAAGAAATCGAAATCTTCCAAGGCGTTTAA
- the rplN gene encoding 50S ribosomal protein L14, whose protein sequence is MIQQESRLKVADNSGARELLTIKVLGGSGRKYANIGDIIVATVKQATPGGVVKKGDVVKAVVVRTKSGARRPDGSYIKFDENAAVIIKDDKSPRGTRIFGPVARELRDSNFMKIVSLAPEVL, encoded by the coding sequence ATGATCCAACAAGAATCTCGTTTGAAAGTTGCTGACAACTCTGGTGCACGTGAACTTTTAACAATTAAAGTATTGGGCGGCTCTGGTCGTAAATATGCTAACATTGGTGATATTATCGTTGCTACGGTAAAACAAGCAACACCAGGTGGCGTTGTTAAAAAAGGTGACGTTGTTAAGGCAGTAGTGGTACGTACGAAGAGCGGAGCTCGTCGTCCGGACGGTTCTTACATTAAATTTGATGAAAACGCAGCGGTTATCATCAAAGACGATAAGAGCCCACGTGGTACTCGTATCTTCGGACCAGTAGCTCGTGAATTACGTGATAGCAACTTCATGAAGATCGTTTCTTTAGCTCCAGAAGTTCTATAA
- the rplV gene encoding 50S ribosomal protein L22, whose amino-acid sequence MQAKAVARTVRIAPRKVRLVVDLIRGKQVGEAIAILNHTPKTASPVVEKVLKSAIANAEHNYEMDINNLVVEKVFVDEGPTLKRFRPRAMGRASQINKRTSHITVVVSEKKEG is encoded by the coding sequence ATGCAAGCTAAAGCAGTAGCGAGAACAGTTCGTATTGCTCCTCGTAAAGTTCGTTTAGTAGTAGACTTAATCCGAGGTAAGCAAGTGGGTGAAGCGATTGCTATCCTTAACCACACACCAAAAACTGCTTCTCCAGTTGTAGAAAAAGTTTTAAAATCTGCAATCGCAAATGCAGAGCACAATTATGAGATGGATATTAACAACCTAGTTGTTGAAAAAGTCTTCGTTGACGAAGGTCCAACGTTGAAACGTTTCCGTCCACGTGCAATGGGCCGTGCAAGCCAAATTAACAAACGCACAAGCCACATCACAGTTGTGGTATCAGAAAAGAAGGAGGGATAA
- the rpsC gene encoding 30S ribosomal protein S3 — MGQKVNPIGLRVGVIRDWESRWFAEKDYATLLHEDIKIREYITVRLKDSAVAKVEIERAANRVNVTIHTAKPGMVIGKGGTEVEALRKALNQLTGKRVHINILEVKRADLNAKLVGENIARQLENRVSFRRAQKQVIQRAMRAGAKGIKTQVSGRLGGADIARAESYSEGTVPLHTLRADIDYAAVEADTTYGKLGVKVWIYRGEVLPTKKKASEEGGK, encoded by the coding sequence ATGGGTCAGAAGGTTAATCCAATTGGTCTTCGTGTCGGTGTTATCCGTGACTGGGAATCTCGTTGGTTCGCTGAGAAAGATTACGCTACATTATTACATGAAGACATCAAAATCCGTGAGTACATTACTGTACGCTTAAAAGATTCTGCTGTTGCTAAAGTAGAAATCGAACGTGCAGCAAATCGTGTAAATGTTACAATTCACACTGCAAAACCTGGTATGGTAATTGGTAAAGGTGGTACTGAAGTTGAAGCACTTCGTAAAGCACTTAACCAATTAACAGGCAAGCGTGTACACATTAACATTTTAGAAGTTAAGAGAGCTGATCTTAACGCTAAATTAGTAGGCGAAAACATCGCTCGTCAATTAGAAAACCGTGTATCATTCCGTCGTGCACAAAAGCAAGTTATTCAACGTGCTATGCGTGCAGGAGCAAAAGGTATTAAAACACAGGTTTCTGGTCGTCTTGGCGGAGCTGATATCGCTCGTGCTGAATCTTACAGTGAAGGAACTGTTCCACTTCATACACTTCGCGCTGATATTGACTATGCAGCAGTTGAAGCTGATACAACATACGGTAAATTAGGCGTAAAAGTATGGATCTACCGTGGAGAAGTCCTTCCTACAAAAAAGAAAGCTTCTGAGGAAGGAGGAAAATAA
- the rplP gene encoding 50S ribosomal protein L16 produces the protein MLMPKRVKYRREHRGKMRGRAKGGTEIAFGEFGLQAQAASWITNRQIEAARRAMTRYMKRGGKVWIKIFPSKPYTAKPLEVRMGSGKGAPEGWVAVVKPGKIMFEIAGVSEEVAREALRLAAHKLPVKCKFVKREENGGESNEN, from the coding sequence ATGTTAATGCCAAAACGCGTAAAATATCGTAGAGAGCATCGTGGTAAAATGCGTGGTCGTGCAAAAGGTGGAACTGAAATTGCTTTCGGTGAATTCGGTTTACAAGCACAAGCTGCTTCATGGATTACAAACCGTCAAATCGAAGCTGCTCGTCGTGCAATGACTCGTTACATGAAACGTGGCGGTAAAGTATGGATTAAAATTTTCCCTTCTAAACCTTACACTGCAAAACCTCTAGAAGTACGTATGGGTTCCGGTAAAGGGGCACCAGAAGGCTGGGTAGCAGTAGTAAAACCTGGGAAAATTATGTTTGAAATCGCGGGTGTATCTGAAGAGGTAGCACGCGAAGCATTACGTCTTGCAGCTCACAAGTTACCTGTGAAATGTAAATTCGTAAAACGTGAAGAAAATGGTGGTGAATCTAATGAAAACTAA
- the rplE gene encoding 50S ribosomal protein L5, with the protein MNRLKEKFQKEITPALMSKFNYKSVMEVPKIEKIVINTGVGDAVSNSKALDNAVEELTQIAGQKPVVTRAKKSIAGFRLREGMPIGAKVTLRGQQMYEFFDKLVSVSLPRVRDFRGVSKKSFDGRGNYTLGVKEQLIFPEIDYDKVSKVRGMDIVIVTTAKTDEEARELLTQFGMPFQK; encoded by the coding sequence TTGAATCGCCTTAAAGAGAAGTTCCAAAAGGAAATTACTCCTGCTCTAATGAGCAAGTTTAACTATAAATCTGTGATGGAAGTACCGAAAATCGAAAAGATCGTAATCAACACTGGTGTTGGTGACGCGGTATCTAACTCAAAAGCTTTAGACAATGCAGTAGAAGAATTAACTCAAATCGCAGGTCAAAAACCTGTTGTAACTCGCGCTAAAAAATCAATCGCTGGTTTCCGTCTTCGTGAAGGTATGCCAATCGGTGCGAAAGTAACTTTACGCGGACAACAAATGTATGAGTTCTTCGACAAATTAGTATCAGTTTCTTTACCACGTGTACGTGATTTCCGTGGTGTTTCTAAGAAATCATTCGATGGTCGCGGGAACTACACATTAGGTGTTAAAGAGCAACTAATTTTCCCTGAGATTGATTATGATAAAGTAAGTAAAGTCCGCGGTATGGACATCGTAATCGTTACTACAGCGAAAACTGATGAAGAAGCTCGTGAACTTTTAACACAATTCGGTATGCCATTCCAAAAATAA
- the rpsH gene encoding 30S ribosomal protein S8 produces the protein MVMTDPIADMLTRIRNANMVRHEKLEVPASKIKKEIADLLKREGFIRDVEYIGDNKQGILRIFLKYGANNERVITGLKRISKPGLRVYAKADEVPRVLNGLGIALVSTSKGVMTDKDARQLQTGGEVVAYVW, from the coding sequence ATGGTGATGACAGATCCAATTGCAGACATGCTTACTCGCATCCGTAATGCGAATATGGTACGTCATGAGAAATTAGAGGTTCCTGCTTCTAAAATCAAAAAAGAGATCGCTGATCTTTTAAAACGTGAAGGTTTCATTCGTGATGTAGAATACATCGGGGATAACAAACAAGGTATCCTTCGTATTTTCCTGAAATATGGTGCAAACAATGAACGTGTAATCACTGGATTAAAACGTATCAGTAAACCTGGCTTACGCGTTTACGCAAAAGCTGATGAAGTACCACGTGTACTTAACGGATTAGGTATCGCTCTTGTTTCTACATCTAAGGGAGTAATGACAGACAAAGATGCTCGTCAATTACAAACTGGTGGAGAAGTAGTAGCATACGTTTGGTAA
- the rplX gene encoding 50S ribosomal protein L24, whose amino-acid sequence MHVKKGDKVQVITGKDKGKQGVILVAFPKQNRVIVEGVNIVKKHSKPSQLNPQGGIITKEAPIHVSNVMVLDPKTGEPTRVGFKVEDGKKVRIAKKSGELLDK is encoded by the coding sequence ATGCATGTAAAAAAAGGTGATAAAGTTCAGGTAATCACTGGTAAAGACAAAGGAAAACAAGGCGTTATCCTTGTGGCTTTCCCAAAGCAAAACCGTGTTATCGTTGAGGGTGTTAACATCGTTAAAAAACACTCTAAGCCATCTCAATTAAATCCACAAGGTGGAATTATTACGAAAGAAGCACCTATTCACGTTTCTAATGTTATGGTATTAGATCCGAAAACAGGCGAACCTACTCGCGTAGGCTTCAAAGTAGAAGATGGTAAAAAAGTTCGTATTGCAAAAAAATCTGGTGAATTATTAGATAAATAA
- the rpsN gene encoding 30S ribosomal protein S14 has product MAKKSMIAKQKRTPKFKVQEYTRCERCGRPHSVYRKFKLCRICFRELAYKGQIPGVKKASW; this is encoded by the coding sequence GTGGCTAAAAAATCTATGATCGCGAAACAAAAGCGTACTCCTAAGTTTAAAGTACAAGAGTATACACGTTGCGAACGCTGCGGTCGTCCGCATTCTGTATACCGCAAATTTAAGCTTTGCCGTATTTGTTTCCGTGAACTTGCATATAAAGGTCAAATTCCTGGTGTTAAAAAAGCTAGTTGGTAA
- the rpsS gene encoding 30S ribosomal protein S19, giving the protein MARSLKKGPFVDDHLMSKMEKLVASEQKQVVKTWSRRSTIFPQFIGHTIAVYDGRKHVPVYITEDMVGHKLGEFAPTRTYKGHLADDKKTRR; this is encoded by the coding sequence ATGGCTCGTAGCTTAAAAAAAGGACCATTTGTCGATGATCACTTAATGAGCAAAATGGAAAAATTAGTTGCATCTGAGCAAAAACAAGTTGTTAAAACTTGGTCTCGCCGTTCAACTATCTTCCCTCAGTTCATCGGACACACAATCGCTGTATATGATGGTCGTAAACACGTACCTGTGTACATCACTGAGGATATGGTTGGCCATAAGTTAGGTGAATTCGCACCAACTCGTACGTATAAAGGTCACCTTGCTGACGATAAGAAAACTAGAAGATAA
- the rplB gene encoding 50S ribosomal protein L2 has protein sequence MGIKKYNPTTNGRRNMTTNDFAEITTDRPEKSLLAPLSKKAGRNNQGKITVRHQGGGHKRQYRIIDFKRNKDGIPGRVATIEYDPNRSANIALINYVDGEKRYILAPKTLEVGMEVMSGPEADIKIGNALPLINIPVGTVVHNIELKPGRGGQLVRSAGTSAQVLGKEGKYVLVRLTSGEVRLVLSACRASIGQVGNEQHELIKIGKAGRSRWLGKRPTVRGSVMNPVDHPHGGGEGRSPIGRKSPMSPWGKPTLGFKTRKKNKASDKFIVRRRKK, from the coding sequence ATGGGAATTAAAAAGTATAATCCAACTACTAACGGTCGTCGTAACATGACTACGAATGATTTCGCTGAAATCACGACTGACAGACCGGAAAAGTCTTTACTTGCTCCTTTAAGCAAAAAGGCTGGTCGTAATAACCAAGGTAAAATTACTGTACGTCATCAAGGTGGCGGACATAAGCGTCAATACCGTATCATCGACTTTAAGCGTAATAAAGATGGAATTCCAGGACGCGTTGCTACGATCGAATATGATCCAAACCGCTCTGCGAATATCGCATTAATTAACTACGTTGACGGTGAAAAACGTTACATTCTTGCTCCTAAAACTTTAGAAGTAGGTATGGAAGTTATGTCTGGCCCTGAAGCTGACATTAAAATCGGTAACGCATTACCATTAATCAACATTCCAGTAGGTACTGTTGTTCATAACATCGAGCTTAAGCCTGGTCGTGGCGGACAATTAGTTCGTTCTGCTGGTACATCTGCTCAAGTACTTGGTAAAGAAGGAAAATACGTACTTGTACGTTTAACTTCTGGTGAAGTACGTCTTGTATTATCTGCTTGTCGCGCTTCAATCGGTCAAGTTGGTAACGAACAACACGAACTTATCAAAATCGGTAAAGCAGGTCGCTCTCGCTGGTTAGGTAAGCGCCCAACAGTTCGTGGTTCTGTAATGAACCCGGTTGATCACCCACACGGTGGTGGTGAAGGTCGCTCTCCAATCGGACGTAAGTCTCCAATGTCTCCATGGGGTAAACCAACTCTTGGATTCAAGACTCGTAAGAAAAACAAAGCGTCTGATAAATTTATCGTTCGTCGTCGTAAAAAATAA
- the rpsQ gene encoding 30S ribosomal protein S17, with product MSERNQRKVYTGRVVSDKMDKTITVLVETYKTHSLYGKRVKYSKKYKAHDEQNQAKLGDIVKIMETRPLSATKRFRLVEIVEEAVVI from the coding sequence GTGAGCGAACGTAACCAACGCAAAGTTTATACTGGTCGTGTTGTGTCTGATAAAATGGACAAAACGATTACAGTTTTAGTTGAAACTTACAAAACTCATTCCTTGTACGGAAAACGTGTTAAGTATTCTAAAAAGTACAAAGCCCATGATGAGCAAAACCAAGCAAAACTTGGCGATATCGTTAAAATCATGGAAACTCGCCCGCTTTCTGCTACTAAGCGTTTCCGTTTAGTTGAAATCGTTGAAGAAGCGGTTGTTATCTAA
- the rplD gene encoding 50S ribosomal protein L4: MPKVTVYNQTGSQVGEIELAEAIFGIEPNEAVLFEAVMMQRASLRQGTHKVKTRSEVRGGGRKPWRQKGTGRARQGSIRSPQWRGGGTVFGPTPRSYAYKLPKKVRRLAIKSALATKVVENNIVVLEDLVLNAPKTKDMVAVLKGLTVEKKALIVTADANESVELSARNIPGVTVITADGVNVLDVLHHDKLIMTKAAVEKVEEVLA, encoded by the coding sequence ATGCCAAAAGTTACTGTATATAACCAAACTGGTTCACAGGTTGGTGAAATCGAATTAGCTGAAGCTATTTTCGGTATCGAACCAAATGAAGCTGTACTTTTCGAAGCTGTAATGATGCAACGTGCATCTTTACGTCAAGGTACACACAAAGTAAAAACTCGCTCTGAAGTTCGCGGTGGTGGTCGTAAACCATGGCGTCAAAAAGGAACTGGACGTGCTCGTCAAGGTTCTATCCGCTCTCCTCAATGGCGTGGTGGTGGTACGGTATTCGGACCTACACCAAGAAGCTATGCGTACAAACTTCCTAAGAAAGTTCGTCGTTTAGCGATTAAATCTGCATTAGCTACTAAAGTAGTTGAGAACAACATTGTAGTTCTTGAGGACCTAGTGTTAAATGCACCAAAAACAAAAGACATGGTAGCAGTACTTAAAGGATTAACTGTTGAGAAGAAAGCTCTTATCGTAACTGCTGATGCAAACGAATCTGTAGAGTTATCTGCTCGCAATATCCCTGGAGTAACAGTAATCACTGCTGATGGCGTAAACGTGCTAGATGTGCTTCATCATGATAAGCTAATCATGACAAAAGCGGCAGTGGAAAAAGTAGAGGAGGTGCTTGCATAA
- the rpmC gene encoding 50S ribosomal protein L29, whose translation MKTNDIRELTTAEIETKVKALKEELFNLRFQLATGQLENPTRIREVRKAIARMKTVVREREIGINR comes from the coding sequence ATGAAAACTAATGATATTCGTGAATTAACCACTGCCGAAATCGAAACAAAAGTTAAAGCTTTAAAGGAAGAATTATTCAATCTTCGCTTCCAACTTGCTACAGGACAATTAGAGAATCCAACTCGCATCCGTGAAGTGCGTAAAGCGATTGCTCGTATGAAAACTGTAGTTCGTGAAAGAGAGATCGGAATTAATCGATAA